The Dermacentor variabilis isolate Ectoservices chromosome 4, ASM5094787v1, whole genome shotgun sequence genome contains the following window.
GGGCAAACTGCAGAATATTGTAGGACTGCCCTCGAGTCGCCGCAGGTGACAAGGATTATGCGGATGTTCAAGCACGTAAGTCATGGCACCCTGAAGAGTGGCAAGTGCTGCGGTTGTAGATCTTTAGATGTAATATGCCAAGGAACTGTATAAAGAGCCAAAGACTGCGATCGATGCGATAATCCGCGCCGGTAAAGCTGTTGGAACTGGTAGGTAGCCCTGGTTAACGTAACCGTGGTCCAAGTAGGAATAGATTAAGCAAACGATAGTTGCTGGAAGGCTATCGGTCACAGATCCGACTTCTTCACGAGTTCAGGAATTGAGAGGGACACGTGAAAGTGTCGGAGACGCCACGTTACACAGATGTTAGGCAGGTTGCAGGCCTCATGTCGGGTGGTGGCGAGTCTGACTAAGGAAAAATAGGCGAAGTTCACATGTTTTTCAAGGACGAGTGTCGCACAGCTAGGACATGTTATTTAAACCAAGTATTTTTGTACGAAGATGCAGAAGGGGGGTGGCGAGTGCGGCAGTTATTGTGAAACATGCGACTAATGTGCCCGTTACTGCACCAGGTGCTACAAGGATTATCGGGTGCAGAGGGGCATACAATAGTTTGATATGTCAGCATGTCCTACCATGAACACCTAGAATAGGGACTTCCTTTGAGCACAAGGAGGGCGCGTGTGCATTGACGACAATGATGTAATCTGCTGCTTGAGTGGATAAGAGGTGAAGGGAAGAGCCTTGGGCAACTGGAGTATcctgcacatgaaaaaaaaaatcttgatcattttatgtttAACTAAGAATCAGAGGGTAAAAAGCGCAAACATTTCAGCGTTCGCCATTGATTCCACGAAGACTCGAATCAATGCAAGAGGCCTTATATAGCCAGTGAGAAATGAACAACGGTCACcatgttcccttttttttttataaaccaTTCTGCCACACGAGTGGGGCAGCTGTCCCAAGCGCTGCAATTTTCAACCAAAGCTCACCTAAACGAGCGAAGTCAGCTACTGGCATCGAGCTTGTAACTAGTTGGCCACATGCTCTGAAAACTGACGTTCCACTTGAGTAGACAGTGCTTAAGCTAAAATAACATTCGAATTGGTTCCTCCAATCAAACTTGCGGTGTTAACGAGGGTATCCATTAGCACAGATAAGAGCGGCGTTTCTCGATATTAAGGCAGCTTTGAAATGTTCTACTTATCATGAAGGAAAGAAAAGGTAAACGAAATGGCCTTTGTGTGAGGAGGAAACGATAAAAGCATGCTTAGTTTCTGGGAGCACTTTTCTATCGTAGCAGCTATAGTGGCCTTGTGCTTGCCATAATGTAGCCAGGTGGACGTCGCCGCAGAAGGTTTGGGCCTGGGGTTAGTTCACAGGGGGTTAATTCTGCAGGGCTAACTTGTTCGATGGAGCTTAGAGCTCCATCGAACAACTGGCTATGCAAATGTACGGGTCTCGCCTAACAAACTAAGAATGCAAAAGGCAAAATATATGTCGTTTTCGACGAATAGTGAAGTATATTACGCAGTGAAACTTGCTTACGGTGACTTGATTATCATTCTTGCTTAGACGTATCTTCAGTTTAACCTAAGCAGGTCGCGGCAGGTATAAAACGTCACAATAAAAGTCGTAAAGGTGCTTGGCTTGCTTAGCCGTGTACGTCATTTCTTAGGAACTAGGCTAAAGAAGGAATTGTATTTTTGTACTATGCATTGTCACTTCGGTTATTGCGTATTGATGAGGGGAATGGACAATAAAACTGATTAAGGTAAACTTCCTGAATTACAAAGTGAAGCAATCAGACTACTCAACTCCGGAGATCACATTGATACGTCGGACGATATCAAAGCATAGCATTGCTCATTTCTGCCTTATGAAATGAAATTAACAATACATATATTGTGAAATATCGAGAGTTTTCAGTGCCTTTTCTGGTCAGTTCCCGAGAAGGAACACTGGCCATAATTTGCGTAAAACGCACAGCATTGTAGAGAATGCGAAttacgcaaaacgagcaataaaATCGAATTGCGAGTGTGTAGTGAGTACACTGCTATAATTTAACTGGCACTAACAAGTGTAACTGCTAAAAAATTTCAAATTCTATGTTTGCTCACTTATTTTCGAAAAGAAATGGGAAGTGATGTGCGGGCAAGGTTTGGTTACGGTTAAATGCGTGTACTGCCGTCTCGTACATAGTTAACTTGCTGCGACTGCCTATTTTGTTCCTCGTTATAATGATACTATGCACAATGTGTGGCAACAACGCTGAATAAATGCGTGAAATGTTACTATTAGTACTGTGTTATTGTGGTTGATCATCTACTGTTGTCTTCACCCGCGGAAAATGCGTTgcactgtgcaaaaaaaaaaaaaacaagaaaacgaatgAAAGCACATTTCAATGCTCCTCACGAGCCTTCATCTGCCTTCGAACGAACGAGCCTGTTCATAGCCGTCATAGTTATTTCGTGAAGCGCGTTTGACAAAAATTCTTCCAATGGTGAGCGTTGTGGAAGGATTGTTTCTTAAGCAGAAGTAAATTCTTTGACGACAATAGGGTTTTACTTCCTTAGAGCACCTTGTAAATATTGTTAAGCAGTGACAAAGACGACATGGAATGGGAAATTAAATAAGTCGTTACTAGTTTGCACTTGCCTCTTGCACTGGGAGTGCTGTCGTGTACGGCCCCTGGAGTTCGAAGATTTTCAGAATGCCACAGGGCTGGTGACGAAAAGCCGGTGAACTAATAACGAATATATCTGAAGAGTCTCTCAGAGGCGCATAAAGAGCAGAATAGGATGGACCCACAGTGaagacaaatatctgttcgtagTAAGCGAGGAGAACCGCTTGTTCTGGGGACAAAAGAAGCAGAAGCAATTTAACGAAGTTTGCATTTATGCGCCACAGTAATATATACCTTGGAATGCGGCGCTGAGTTCATTAATTCGGTTCTTGTGTTGTCCGAGCTGACGGGTAAGCGCTTGCAGTTCGCCGACAGATCTGACGCTCTGCTTCAGCTCTCGTAAGCTGACGTTTCCAATGTGACCTGTCGTATGGAGTGTGGCAATGCTTAATCCACTTGTGAACCGTTTAGGGGCAGTAACCGTGTTGTTCCTGCTCTTCAGCATCTGCAAAAAAAGGTATAAAGTTAAGTGGTGTGCAGTAGGGCCACGGGCAGAGCACGTACAGCCTGATGAACAAATTCGTGAATGTTGACACCGTTCAGGTAGCCCGTGACGCGGAGATCGTGTACAGCTGCATTGCCTAGTACAGTTTTCTTTCCAGTTATAACTTGTTCCTTTGACGTCACCAGGAGTTCACTGGATGATACCTTGATTCCGTCTACGGTGCCCTGGACGCTAGAATTCAAGGTAGACTATTGTAAGCTTCGGTTTAGAAGAGATAATGAAGGGGCCTTACTTTGCGTTGACGGTGTGCACATTTCTAAGAGTCTTGGCACCGTTAATTCTGTATTCACGACCGTCGTTGAATACAGCGATCTTTGCCCAAGCGGCCACGTCGACGTCCTGCAAGCGCGCAGACTCCGGCATGGTCAGGGTGCCAGCAATGGTTGTGTTTCCGGTTACTGTCAACGTTCCGGAGACCACGTTGGTGCGGACTTTAGTGAACACGTCTAGTGGAAGCTGCAGTCCATTGATCTTTCCATTAACATGCACGTCCCCTGTAGAATAAAAATCGCGTGTCACTCTCCGTACAAAGATTACCCTACGACCTTTTAGCTTAAACTTACGAAGGACATCAAACTAAGCAGAACATCGAGACATAAGGTGCCGCTATTGGAGGATAGAATGGCAGAAGTTGTCCGAGCGGGGCTCGGATGCTCAACAGAATACCTAAAATACCACGTTATCATGTGGTCAAGGTAGAGTTATGTAAATAAAGGAGTGCGCATGTAAGGCATTAACAGGTATGATAACGCTAATAGCTATTCAACCGGCTTACCGCCGAACGCAGCGTTGTGGAACTTGCAGGGCACGGACAAGGTCTGATCGCCCACTGTCCGCAACGCAGAGCTCAGCAATGAAGGCAAACTGAGCCCGTTCACCAGTGGAGCCTCGACGCTGCCGCAATGCAGTGAACCTGAGATGTGAAAGCGAACCGAATTAGCCCAAGGCGAACCACAGGCAAACTTAACTGTATTTGTGTGCCGACATACCATGTATATGCGCAGCGTGCATTCTCAGCTTGGTTTCGACAATCTGGCCTTTGGAAACGCTCATGTAATGATCTTTCAGATAGTCAAAGTTGAAGCCGTTTAATGTACCTCGGAGTATCacaggctgaaaaaaaaatacaagcaggCTGATGTACCAGCTGTAGGAGCTAAAAAGTTAAGGAACAACTCTCGCGCCACGTAAATTTATACATTAGCGTCTACAGCACTTCAGGCCCAACCCAATGCACATGGAAAATCGGCGGCGCGAAAGTGGCGCGTGTACCGACATCGGTGTTGTTCAACCCCCATTGTCCAATAAGTATACTCACCCCTTCGATTACGATGTTCCTGAATCTTTTGCTTCCTCGCAGTGTCGCAGGAACGTGTGTCTTGGCACAAGTTGAATCCAGCTCTCTCATATCCACACCATCGACAAGCCCGTCAACCTTCACACCCCTGTGGAAGGTAACATCACCTAGGACGGTCGTGGGGGCAACGAATTGATTGCCGAAGGCAGTGAACACTTTGTTGCAGAGCTCCTCGACTTTGACCGAATCCACTAGTCCGCTGACCCACATGTTTCCGTCAACATTGAATCCCTTCTTCATGAACTTTCTCCCGGACACCGTTACGCTCTTTGTGGCGTCGACAACTTCTTCAGATACATCAATGCCCTGAACAGTGCCGCTCACATGCACATCAGCCATGGAGCCGAGGAACTCGAACCTAAGAGGGCCTGCAAACATCGTTGACTCGTTTTTGAAAGCAGTTTTGCTAAATAGTTCTTGTATATTAACTTCGTTTATAGTGCCACGGACTATGAGTGGCCCGAGAGCTTCCAGACTGTTTTCGAAGACGATGTCACCACTGATCACTTGATCTACTCCTTGAAGCATCCAATTGCTCATGTCCTCTTGTGAGACACCATCCAGAAGAGTTTCGAATTCAAACCTTGGCGACGTTATGGTGTTGGAGAATACCTTCTCTCCTGCGATAACTTGATTTCCTTTCAGCTGAACAGCGTCCAGGTAAAGTTCGCCGAGCGAGACTCCTGAGAAGTTGCTTGTGCGCACGTTAGCGTGGCGTGGAACCGTTAAGTTGCCGGTGAAAATCTTGCGcccagagacagcctggtgagcTGGTAAAATAATGAAAGGCAAGCAGCGGCGACATGCCATGAAATCATTAGAGGAACGATGAAAGTACGCAAAAACGCTGTGTACATAAACAGTACTCACCAGAGTAAAGCATGGAGTCCTGAAGAAGTTCCGCTGCGCGAACACCATTGATCCTGTTTCTCACGATGAAATTGTTCGCCGTCAAGCCACCGTCCACGGTTAGCGTCTCGAAGTCCTTAGGAGCAGTGATTAAGCAGTTTTCGTCGAGGCTACAGAGATCAGCGATGGCCACACCGTTTATGGACTCTTCGACGACAACGTTTTTTACGTGTAGGTTTCTCATGAAGACTTTAGGAGCACGAACAGCCTACAAAAACGGGAATAGTGACAAATATAAGTAATGTTGAACGTATATATCATTTTAGTTCAGGCGAGGGATACGACTATCCATATATTATCAGGAGAATAAAACTTCATCGTAAGACCAGTGAGCTGTCAGCGCAGACATTTTGCCACTAAACTACTTATTTACGTGATGTTTACGATTCTCGTACGACTGTTCCTGCATTGACTGAACCATTAAGTTGCGCCCAGAAGCACGCCTCGCAGGAAAACATTCATATTAACCGGGTGAAGCGGTGTTTAACGAGTCGAAGGTATCATACCTGGTTACCGCGGGTCAGAAGCGAATCTTTCCAGAAACCGAGGTTGACGCCGTTGACGAGCCCTTTAACGACGACTTCTCCAGCGAGTCTGAGTTTGGCGAACACTTTTTCACCGTGCATTACTTTTGGCCCACGCCGCAGAACGAAGGACGACGGTACGTGAAGTCCATTGATATCTTGGCAAGTGAGATTTCGTACCTGTGCAGCGCGCAACAGCCTTAGTGAACCTTTGTTTTTAAACTAGCTCTATCTTCAACGTACCTGCACGTTGTTTGCGAAGACAACTTTCTTAAAGTTTGGAAACACAGGTGCGTCTATGCGGAGGGCATAGCGATACAAGTCGTCCAATTTGCGATCGTTGACTAGTCCCGTAACGGTTACTTTATCTTCGAAAACAACCTTGCCTTTGAATGTCCACGTCCCTAAGATGGAAGTTATAAGCAGAATTCGTGAGCAATGCTCAAAGGCTTATTCACTACAACTTTTTTTTACCATTCATAACGGTGGTGCGCCGCCTGCGCAAGAATTCGGCCAACTGGGATAAGTCCACACCGTCGACAAATCGTCCAACGGTGCTATGTCCGTCGATATGTATACTGGCAAATGTTTTTCGCCCTGTAAATGGACACTCAATACTCTCTTCTGCCGCTCTCAAACGTGCAATTGGTTTACCTGTGATCCGCTGTATTGGCGTTTTTACCAGCATGTCAAGCTGACCCTTCCAGTCTGTAAAGAATAGTTATTGGTCATGTGGAATATGCGCAGACTTTTTGTACGCACCAGAGGCCGGATCCGGAATGTGACGAATTCCGTTGAGAGCGACGTTTACATGGAGCTCCCGTGCTGAACAGTCGGCAAGGAACACTTTTTCAGCCGTAATTGTGACGTTCTGGTTGACCAACACAACGTCAGGCCCTGGTATCTGGAGACCATTGACAGTACCGCGGACGCTGACGTCGCTGAACTGGACATTCGTATATTCGTGGGTAGCTGAAGTGAAAAGCACAAGCAATGCTACTTATTTGCTCCATGAACTGGTTTGTGCTCATTTGGGTTACATCGAAACAACTAAGTGCGAAATTTCAGAACAGCAGTTGTATGGTTCTACATATAGCCCGCCCATTCGTGTCGTCCCTGCATATATGGCAAAGCATCATCACCAGTGAGGAAGTTTGCTTACCTCCTCGTTACCCTGAGTAGTGTAAAGTGCATGTGACCTACATATTGATATCAATGGCTATTTAGACAGCCATTCAAGGAGTAGGATGAAAAGACCGCATGCTACTCGCTTCTATATTATACATTAATATAATCTGTATGCTGCAGGACTATTTCACTTCGTTACCAGGAGCGCTCGACAAATACTCGGACAGCTTATTCGTCGTAATTTCATAGTACCAGTATGAGAATGAATTCTGTCAAAGATGACACGTAATGATAAGAGCTAAGATATGAAACTTGAGGCAAAGCTAGCGGACGCACAATTCCCAGCAATCACGAATTGTACACCAAGCCTCCAAACCATGAAGATTAACTCGTTCTGGAATGGTTACCTGTGACGACTTGGTGTCCGTGGACCCACATGACTGAGTGCCAGAGATCGTGCAGGTTAACGTTGTTGAATAGTCCGGAGTCACTAATCTGCAGCATACCCTCTGCAGCGAGGTCGCGCACAATCTTGCGACCAGTTATGACGTGGCTTCCATGACGAGTCAATGCATTCCGATAGAATTTGTCTATGCTAATGCCATTGCAAGATCCAGCAACCTAAGGATAAAAAAAGATGTCATTTTGGCGCGAGCTTTCGAGCTACCGTTCACAGCCGAGTTTTGTCGCTCGAAAATAATGAGGGAAATTTAGTAAGAACGCCCGTGCGAACAGGACCTAGATGCCAGCTGCGCATAGTAGGCATATCGGCAAATAAAATTCAGGTAATGGTGGCAGCTGTCAAGTGGTAAGCGATAGATCATTTCTTCTCAAACAGGACTATTCGCAGAGTAAACGACGTGGTTGTCTGCTTTGCTGCTTAACGATTGCCTCAACGATTACAACAATAGATTTATATAGCCAAGTACGAAATATTACATGAACAAATAACTTGAGAAGGAAAATGCTGGCGATATTTTAATATTTACACGGTCTTCGGTATTGTGGCTTCATAGCAATGCTGTTCACCTAAAGAAAACCTGCAGTAGATGTGGCTAATAGCCCGTGTAGATTTTAGCATAAAATGAATAACGAGGAGGTCTAATGGAAGTGCAAAAGTTGCTCTCTCTCGCAGTAGCAGCCCACTAATGAACCTGCAGAAAAGCCACAGTTGGGCGCATCTTTTTCCGTATTCACGCGTTCATTGGTTAAAAGTAAAGATCTATCCTTATCGCACTGAAGACAAGAGCAGCTTACGTGCAAGACATGGGCAGTAGCATCTGTCATGGTGAGTTCTGCACTCTGAACTTGGTCGCCTTCTGTGAGAAGGAGATGATGAGGCGAGAAGACCACGCCACTAAGGCCAGCAGTGACGACGTCGTTGAGGGCATGGACCGGATTCGCGAAGCGGATGTTGCCATTGAGAGCATGATTCCCAGAGACTGTGACGATAGTAGAGACGTTTAGTCCGTTGACGGGCCCGTCGGCCTGCAAGCTCTGCACACTGAGGCGCTCGAACGACATGGGAACGTTGGGGAACTGAGGCGCGTTGGTGAAAAACAGGCGGCTTGGAAGGTTGGAGACTTCCTCCTTGTTTAGGTAAATGGTCTCGAGTTGACCAAGTTGGCAGCCGTGCGCCGGACAGTCCAGTGTGAGGTGATCAAAATGATAGTCCCCTGTGCAACACGAAAAAGTTATTACTGTGGCATTAGATAAATGAATGAATTCGCTATAGCGAGACTCTTTTCCTCATTTTGCATTGAAGTGATCAAGCGGGGAGAACGCAGTGAATGTCCCTAAATTAAAGCAGCAGGTACACGGGTACAGAGTACGGCGGTCGCGAGTGAGGGGGATTGTAAAGCTCTCACAAAGGTCGCAGAAGATTTACGTCGGACTGTGCGCTTGTGCTGCACAACGTGGCTACGTATGCGAGAAGCAAATGTCGCAACCTGAATGCGCCAGAATATAGATAAACCCAGCCGAACCGCCGCCTCGCATCTAGCACCTTCTGGGGTGGTAGCAAagcttcaagctataggcaaggCGAGAAATAACGAGAAcgcgcacttttcagtggctcttATTTGGACCTTTATGCGGAACGCAAAATCGAAATAGCGGTCGATCAACAGAAGTGCAAGCCAAAGAACCcctgtcgaaaaaaaaaggagctacGTAAAATATCGCCTGGGGcggtgacgggggggggggggggtgcgaatgCGTTCTCCGTCTTCTTTCCCCCTGCCCCTTCCGGATAAGGTATAGTAACCGCCCTAGAATTTTCTGGAAGTTGCTTGGCCCAAGTCGAGTGTTTTCGAAGATCACTTTCTGGATTGAATCGTTGCCACCTAACTGAGGCTATCTTCTATACCTGCAAGTTCTGCAAAGTTTATATCTGCGAGCTACTCGAAACCTTTTACCTGTTAATCTTACTTTCGCAGTCGAGAAGGAGTTGCATTACACTGAACACATCAGTTTAATATAATTCAAGGGAAAAAGAGAAAATGGTCAATCGGTCAAAATTAACACCCAGCATACCGATAAGCGTTTGGTCCCCGGTCAGCTTCAAAGCATCGTTGAGTTCGGTCATCATCCCACGTAGGGTGTCTTTCATTGCGTTCAGCTCTGTTTGGAGTTTCTCAAGTTCTTCCAGATCGTTAACGCGGTAGCGCTCCCCAGACGCTAGTTCTTCGAACTGAAAGTGAAAAGGAAGAAACTGAAAGTTCTAATCTCACTGAACGGTGCATAAGCGGAAAGGTTGCACTAGAGGTTGCGGACAAAGGAAAACAGGGCGGGCGACTTTTCTTATATATGTACGACTAAGTTACAAAGCTCTGAAAGATTGCTTTAAGAGCccaagcaatttcacgaaaggAATATTTGCCGTGGTTTTTTTTAAGCATTTTATTGCAGTGATAGTAATGTTGGCTTGGTAGCATACAGCGCGATCAAATGAAGTCGAACTTTTCGACAGTGAGTAGGTATAGCGGTGCAATGTAGTGCGAGATCGAGCGCCTGAGATTGCCATCTGAAGGATGCAGAGAAAGAACAGAATAGGTGAAAGGCAGAGGTTAACTAGgttaagtgtccggttggctacgctgCACAGGGGGATGGAGCAATGGCAGAAAAGGTGCGAGAAAAAGAAGAATGCATCAGTTCGCATACTAGTTATTCAGAGGATGCAACTGCACATTATGCTGACTTGAGACTCACCTGCTGAGCTCGTATGGCATCCTGGACGTACAGGTCCTGGAAAACTACTTCCCCCGGAATGCGTATGGTCTCACGCTTATCTACGTAGTACACTTGGTCTAACTGGGAAACAAGTTTCTGAGCAGACTCCTCGGTGGCCAGCTGCGAGGACTCTATGCACCAGCGCAGGCTGTCGTCGTACCAGCGCTGGATCTGGTTGTCGTGGTAGAAGTCGACCTTGTACGCGCCTGGACCTTCAGTCGAAGGGTTCGATACGGCTGGTTGGGAAGGGAGAAAGCATGTCAAGCTTAGTCAGCAATAATACGAATTCATGCAAAGAGACAAGCTGCAGTGTTGGAATTTTTGAAGTACGTGCTGGCACTGACTGGAAACCACTGGACTTCCGACTAGTACATGCAAAAAGTAAGTCGTTCGAGCTTTTGATATATCGTTGGCGTATTGTACGAGACACGAGTCCTTCAAGGCTAATAAGCTACCGACGGCCTGCTCACAGGAATGAATGCTAAGGCTAGTGGCACAATCTCTTCATGAACGAGCTGAAAGCTCTTACTAGATCGCAGAAGAGGAAATTCGAAAAGAAACAGCGAGAGTAGTGAGGTCGAAATTGCGCGAGCGATCGCATGTTGTGTATTGTCGCGTTACCAAAGCTTTACTGTCCTAATGTGAATTCAGCCAATATTTTCAGCACACGGTAAGTTGCTAGGAAGGACAAGAAGCGCAAAATAGCAATTATGCAAGGTTCAGAAGTGAAGGCGGTCAAGATGACAGACACCGTGATATTTAGTAGGGTGATGAGCAGGGCTGACTGGAGCACATTCACGATCACGTTGGGCTGAGTTGTAAGACGAAATCTATGAACTACGAAAAAGGAAGGACGAAACGCAAACCACCTTCCTTGTCGTAGTCGTTGAAATTTTCAGTGTTAGAACTCAGTGCTACATAATGATATTTAGTTTACAATGAAACATGGTTGAACATCGCACAACGTTAGCGGTTGGTGCACATTATGGTTGGTATATTCGCCACATGGTGTTTGAAATGATATCCAACTTGGAGCTCTTGGATGGAGCTGGAGCCCTTTGAATGCGGAACGAGTTATATTTGAGCTATTCGTGTGAGCTGGAAGTCGTTTACACGAGCACGTACGATGCGTATATGGTCATGCACACAAAAGTCAGCGCTGGGCAGCGCGACGTGCCCAAAGCCGCAAGCGGACTGGGAATACATGCACGCGAGGAGCGCACCAAGCAGCAAATCCCGAGAAGGCTGCAGGAGGTGGAAGGTCAAGTCGTGCACGCCGGGTCCCATCGTCGACTGGGTGTGCTGAACTTCGGCCAGGACGAAGTGCCAGCCGTTGAACTGATAGAGATGCACCGGCTCGTATAGACTGCCCACGGCCAGAAGAAACTCGCCGCCGGCGCCTTCGTATGCGGCGATCTTGGTAGCACCCGTAGTGTGAAGGCACTGGAACGGTACGAATTTGCCGTCCACGTACTTGTAGACGACCGAGTTGACTGCGTAGTTGCGGTGGTCATCATCTGCAGCAAACAAATTTCGCTGCCACTGTGACGACGCCTCTTAACGTGTGCAAATGCATGAATTATATGACCCATTCCGTATGAACAGGCCAAAATTTctccatcagaaaaaaaaaagaatattgcttTAAGTGCGGCCGTGTCCAACTGAGCTCTCGTGTTGCTTTTAATTTTCGATACTAGCTCACTTGTCCTGAGCGTTCATTTGTAGAGGAGACTGCCATGCAGAGAAATGCTCCTCTTGAGCGTTACGTCAGTCATTAGCGCACACTTGCTAGTAGTAAGTCTTTACAGGCAGTGATGTCGGTGGTAGAATGAACAGAGATGCCGTTAGCGCTTCCAAGAAGTCCTAAAGTCACCCAGATGTTATCGCGCCATCTTTGTTTCCAGGCTGCTCATACGAGGAAACACTGTTAGCAAGTGCATGTTCTACTATCTGCGAAATGTGATGTCTTGGCTTAAGATGGTGTACCACATCAGGCAATTGACACCGCGGCCGCGCAAATAGCCTTTCTAAGATTTCGCACAATTCGAGGGCGTTTCGTAGACTGTGTGCTCGCGTGGCACACCGCACGTATACGGCTTCACCTACCAGTGTTGGTCTCTCGCCATGATGAGTCACACCGGTGGTGAACGAAATACGGCCGTTTTACCGAAATGTATACGAAGTGAATTGACCTCTTCGTCATTAACAGGAT
Protein-coding sequences here:
- the LOC142578868 gene encoding uncharacterized protein LOC142578868 isoform X2 → MSSARPMQMAFQLGWQLTAALMVIAAASAHASWTRLLTDVIPGLRRTVATPETTLNETGPTELHEYDQAVDDLLDSILAAHNLPSDSGRRRGKRSTSLDVSIKDSLGVHRLQRLSPFSDLCERQLSVSFVPYAGELYVVCVSAGSRDIRPRLTVGTLTGSKWTPVAHTDCVDPRNVVGFSFNNKLYIVAADAGLPNGAELQFFDKDTKKIYIDHTINSASPTSAAFWRMKSNGEFNLALANSGKETFTSIYNWRATYFDKYAQVESRVVCDLEPFSIHNLDFLAVVNKRFSKDTAKVSTVIYKYDLSRNTWKTLQQIPTYAATDAEFFTLGPDSSTKEFFLAIANQYEQYDDHRNYAVNSVVYKYVDGKFVPFQCLHTTGATKIAAYEGAGGEFLLAVGSLYEPVHLYQFNGWHFVLAEVQHTQSTMGPGVHDLTFHLLQPSRDLLLAVSNPSTEGPGAYKVDFYHDNQIQRWYDDSLRWCIESSQLATEESAQKLVSQLDQVYYVDKRETIRIPGEVVFQDLYVQDAIRAQQFEELASGERYRVNDLEELEKLQTELNAMKDTLRGMMTELNDALKLTGDQTLIGDYHFDHLTLDCPAHGCQLGQLETIYLNKEEVSNLPSRLFFTNAPQFPNVPMSFERLSVQSLQADGPVNGLNVSTIVTVSGNHALNGNIRFANPVHALNDVVTAGLSGVVFSPHHLLLTEGDQVQSAELTMTDATAHVLHVAGSCNGISIDKFYRNALTRHGSHVITGRKIVRDLAAEGMLQISDSGLFNNVNLHDLWHSVMWVHGHQVVTATHEYTNVQFSDVSVRGTVNGLQIPGPDVVLVNQNVTITAEKVFLADCSARELHVNVALNGIRHIPDPASDWKGQLDMLVKTPIQRITGRKTFASIHIDGHSTVGRFVDGVDLSQLAEFLRRRRTTVMNGTWTFKGKVVFEDKVTVTGLVNDRKLDDLYRYALRIDAPVFPNFKKVVFANNVQVRNLTCQDINGLHVPSSFVLRRGPKVMHGEKVFAKLRLAGEVVVKGLVNGVNLGFWKDSLLTRGNQAVRAPKVFMRNLHVKNVVVEESINGVAIADLCSLDENCLITAPKDFETLTVDGGLTANNFIVRNRINGVRAAELLQDSMLYSAHQAVSGRKIFTGNLTVPRHANVRTSNFSGVSLGELYLDAVQLKGNQVIAGEKVFSNTITSPRFEFETLLDGVSQEDMSNWMLQGVDQVISGDIVFENSLEALGPLIVRGTINEVNIQELFSKTAFKNESTMFAGPLRFEFLGSMADVHVSGTVQGIDVSEEVVDATKSVTVSGRKFMKKGFNVDGNMWVSGLVDSVKVEELCNKVFTAFGNQFVAPTTVLGDVTFHRGVKVDGLVDGVDMRELDSTCAKTHVPATLRGSKRFRNIVIEGPVILRGTLNGFNFDYLKDHYMSVSKGQIVETKLRMHAAHIHGSLHCGSVEAPLVNGLSLPSLLSSALRTVGDQTLSVPCKFHNAAFGGDVHVNGKINGLQLPLDVFTKVRTNVVSGTLTVTGNTTIAGTLTMPESARLQDVDVAAWAKIAVFNDGREYRINGAKTLRNVHTVNANVQGTVDGIKVSSSELLVTSKEQVITGKKTVLGNAAVHDLRVTGYLNGVNIHEFVHQAMLKSRNNTVTAPKRFTSGLSIATLHTTGHIGNVSLRELKQSVRSVGELQALTRQLGQHKNRINELSAAFQEQAVLLAYYEQIFVFTVGPSYSALYAPLRDSSDIFVISSPAFRHQPCGILKIFELQGPYTTALPVQEDTPVAQGSSLHLLSTQAADYIIVVNAHAPSLCSKEVPILGVHGAGYSSLEIFRWNPAAKSLNLYQVLRMDALKSVSPFNYEALGCLAVSAAGYLKIVCVHDASTGFIVHQNLPIHYSHEVSAQLCPKDGSVLMAVSAKQIGQFDRVFSYRWSRRGLQKIASIAAVSVGSVAVLGHRDACFVVVGQRSVAGADMPTSVYNYVPGHHQEMLEVQKLFAGDVQSISWLPSPDGRTTLMFVRSRGVGKNLKVYAYKGASGFLEQESLHVDESFQEVRTFQRPDGLHFVTLSNSREEPSAVILASKVKGTPYSHP